Proteins encoded in a region of the Zea mays cultivar B73 chromosome 2, Zm-B73-REFERENCE-NAM-5.0, whole genome shotgun sequence genome:
- the LOC107436005 gene encoding uncharacterized protein LOC107436005 — protein sequence MRGTAPELQLHIASSRAAPRSPRPASSLAAGAAMDRKSKSAKGAASSAAASMAALAAAAAAGDSSSGPADGAPPPPPPHGEEYSVPAKMAAVGDASSSSPVAPRRGVAAALGGGASSSSPAAVRRGAAAAAAASVVAAGGGGGPRCQAERCNANLMTEEKPYNRRHKVCEAHSKAPVVLVAGLRQRFCQQCSRFHELSEFDDVKRSCRLRLAGHNERRRKSSADAHAGGGNNGFRQHADQNGRGDPAGNHFQIR from the exons ATGAGAGGCACGGCACCAGAGCTCCAGCTCCACATCGCCAGCTCCCGGGCCGCACCTCGATCGCCCAGGCCGGcctcctccctcgccgccggcgcCGCCATGGACCGCAAGAGCAAGTCCGCCAAGGGCGCCGCGAGCTCGGCAGCGGCGTCCATGGCCGCGCTCGCCGCAGCCGCCGCGGCCGGCGACAGCAGCTCGGGCCCCGCCGacggcgcgccgccgccgccgccgccgcacggTGAGGAGTACAGCGTGCCTGCGAAGATGGCGGCCGTGGGAGACGCCTCCAGCTCCTCCCCCGTGGCGCCGAGGAGGGGCGTGGCGGCCGCGTTGGGAGGCGGCGCCTCCAGCTCCTCCCCGGCCGCGGTGAGgaggggcgcggcggcggcggcggcggcgtctgtCGTTGcggcaggcggcggcggcgggccgaGGTGCCAGGCGGAGCGGTGCAACGCGAACCTGATGACCGAGGAGAAGCCGTACAACCGGAGGCACAAGGTGTGCGAGGCGCACTCCAAGGCCCCCGTCGTGCTCGTCGCCGGCCTCCGCCAGCGCTTCTGCCAGCAATGCAGCCG GTTCCACGAGCTGTCGGAGTTCGACGACGTCAAGCGCAGCTGCCGCCTGCGTCTGGCCGGCCACAACGAGCGGCGCCGGAAGAGCTCGGCCGACGCGCACGCCGGCGGCGGCAATAATGGATTCCGCCAACACGCCGACCAGAACGGCCGCGGCGACCCGGCCGGGAACCACTTCCAGATCAGATAA